CCGGCCAACAAACATACTGCCATCGTCGGTCTTTCGGGAAGTGGCAAGTCAACTATTGCTGGTTTGGTCACAAGATTGTATGATCCTACGGAGGGCCATATCCTCTTCGATGGTCACGATCTTCGTAATGTCAATACCCGTGATCTGAGAAGCTTCCTCAGTCTAGTGCAGCAGGAGCCATCCCTACTCGATCGTTCCCTTTTGGAGAATATCGCACATGGCTTGGTTAATTCGAGCAATGCTAACTATGCGCCTTTGAAAACTGCTCTCCACAGCCCCGAGCTTGCCGATATAGCGCGAGAGGCTAGAGAGGGAAATGATTTGATGGGTGCAGCAGAGCAGAAGGGCCCAGAATTCGTCGAAATTGTCAAATTGGTCCAGAAAGCAGCAGAACTCGCAGATGCGGCTGGTTTCATCACAGCATTGAAGCATGGATATGGTACTATCGTGGGTTCAAGTGGGAGGCTAATTAGTGGTGGTCAAAAGCAACGCATAGCCCTTGCTAGGGCCCTTGTTAAGGACCCCGCGGTATTAATTTTGGATGAAGCTACAGCTTCATTGGATTCACGAAGCGAACAGCGTATCCAGCGCGCCATCTCAAATATTGCTAGCGGAAGAACTATGGTTACAATTGCCCACCGTCTGTCGACAATTACCAACGCAGACAATATTATCGTTATGCACAAGGGACATatcgtggaggagggagaccaTTCAACATTGATGGCGAAGAACGGAGCATATGCTGATCTAGTCAAACTGCAAACTCTCGGATCTACCCTCGACAAGAACGAATCAACGGTCAGTGTTGATAGTATTAGCAAGACCACGCAGGTCTCTTCAACCGATGATGACTTAGAGAAGGACAGTCTGGCAGAcatcgacgagaagaagcccaCAACGAGTGGAACCCCGGTTACCGACTCTGTAGAGGAGTCGGAAGACCCTGAGACACCGACCAAATCACTATGGGCTCTTATACGGGGTTACGCACCCGCCGTGAGGCCACATCTGCTCATCATCgcctttgctcttcttggttCCACTATTGTTGGAGGAGCTTTTTCTGGTGAAGCCGTGATTTTCGGAAAGACAGTTGGGAGTCTGAACCCATGTAACAGTCCGGAAGACATCCGAAATAAGGGCGAGTTCTTCGGACTCATGTTTTTCGTACTCGCGATCATCGAGTTCTTTGGGAACATAGCTAGTTGGACCGGATTTGGGTGGGTTTCTGAGAAAGTTGTCTACACAGTCCGCGTTCTATCTTTCCGATCGCTGATGGAGCAAGACCTCCAATGGCATCAATCCAAGGGTCGAACACCTCCTCTACTCCTTTCGTACATAACCAGAGATGGCAACGCCTTGGCTGGGCTGAGTGGTTCTGTGATTGGAACTCTGTTTTCAATTACAGTCAATCTCATCGCTGCCATCATTATGACCCACATCGTTGCCTGGAGAATCGCTTTGGTTTGCCTGGCTCTAGTTCCACTTCTGCTTGGAGCTGGTATTATGGAGCTTCTAGTACTTGGAAAGTTTGAAGAGCGTCACGAAAATGCTTATACCAAATCAGTCGACATTGGTGTTGAAGCAATTACATCCATCAAAACGATTGCGTCCCTTTCTCTAGAGGACGAAACGCTAGGAACCTACCGGCGGTCTTTGAAGGGTCCACGCAAGGAGACCCTTTCGGTCACGCTCCAAGCAAGTTTCTGGCAAGCGATGACTTACTTCTTGGGTAATCTTGTGAACGCTTTGGCCTATTGGTGGGGTTCCAAACAAATCCTAGCGGGCAACTATGACCAGACGCAGTTCTTGATCGTGGTATTCTCCCTTCTTGTCAGTGCATTGCTATGGAGTCAAATGTTTGCCCTCGCGCCAGAGCTTTCAAATGCCCGAGCTGCGATGGCCAGATTACTGGGCCTTATCGAGGTAGGGTCAGACAAAATGCAGGGACACGTACACAGTCGTTCTCTCactgcgccgccgccatcaGAAGACGCCGAGGCAGCTATTGAAGCAAAGACGTCTCATAACACGTCAGACAACAAGGCGTCCAGCGTCCAGCTCCGTGACATCCACTTCTCGTATCCTGCCCGACCGGACATCAAGGTTCTAAATGGCCTAACAATTGATATCAAACCGGGCAAATTCTGCGCGCTCGTTGGCCCTAGTGGTGCCGGAAAGTCGACAATCATCTCCCTAGTCGAGCGCCTCTATACGCCAGAGTCAGGCTCTATTCTCATCGACGGCAACGACATCACAAAGCACCGAGACGTCACCTTCCGCAGCTCAATCTCTCTCGTTCCCCAAGAAAGCGTTCTCTTCGAAGGTACAATCAAATTCAACATTGGCCTCGGCGCAAAGCCTGGCCATGAAGTTTCTATGGCCGATATTGAAGAAGCCTGCAAGCTAGCCAATATCCATGACACCATCGAAGCCCTCCCGGACGGTTATGAGACCCTCTGTGGTCCCAACGGGAGCCAGTTCTCTGGTGGGCAGAAACAACGACTTTCCATTGCCAGAGCTCTTGTCCGGAAGCCGAAGGTATTGATTCTTGACGAGTCAACTAGCGCGCTTGATGCAGAGTCTGAGAAGCTACTGCAGGAGGGGCTTGAGAGGGCTGCGAGGGGTATCACAGTCATTGCTATTGCGCATCGCTTGCATACGATCAAGAAGGCTGATGTCATTTTCTTGATTGAGGCCGGTCGGTGTGTTGAGTACGGAACGCACGATGAGCTGTTGGCCAGTTCGGAGAGCTATAGGGCCAACGTTATGCATCAAACGGTGGCGACCTGAGGGGTTTGATTTGTGATATTAGGCAACTGGTAATATGGGGTAACTtagagtatagaatatagattTTGTAATTTTCTGTTGGCTAGAGAAGATCCTCGAATCAACGCGTCTAATATCTGTTTGACACCCGTAGCCAATTGAATGAGCGCAGTGACATACAAAATGCCAAGATTTCCGCTGAATAGTGGCTTGGCAGACATGTGCCGAGTCGGGGACTTtttgttggaggttgatttAGACCTTCGTTGACGTTGACAGTCGCATTCCGGGGTTTATAACCTCCCACCCTCTTGCACAACTGTTTTGCTCTTTTGATTCCCCCACCCAATATAACCCCCCTGTTTGTCGTGGACAGAAGATCGTAATGCTCATCCCAACACAATCGCGACTTATCTCGTCCCTACGCGCACTGAATCGGAAATGGCGCAGTcatgcagaagcagcaggccCTGCGCGTCGAGAGGATCCTGTACTGGGTCGTTTGGGCGAAACTATTCGCCATACCTGGCATCTAGGAGTTACGTCTTTCGGGGGCCCACCTGTTCATTTCCAGATCTTCTATACCCGGTTtgtcgagcaggagaagtggGTTGATGAACAGACGGTACATATTTATTTAGCTAAGGACTGTTATAGCGAGAAACTAATTGATGCGTACAGTACCAAGAGCTGTTTGCCATATGCCAGGGTCTTCCAGGGCCGGCCTCTACAAAGATGTTATTCTGCTTAGCGTTACTCCATGCGGGTTTTATCCCCGCCTTGCTCGTATTTTTCCTCTGGTGGTATGTATAACGACCATCAAATCGCTATTTATGATGATTTGCTTATTGCTATCAATCCGCTAGTGTCCCCGGCGCAGTCGGAATGTAtgccctctccctcggcgTGCAACAAATTGACGAAACACTCCCTGCACCGGTCTACGCCCTTCTCTCCGGCCTGAATGCCTCAACTGTAGGCATAATTgcgcttgctgctgttcaaCTAGCTGAAAAAGCGATCCTTGATAAGCTCTCCCGGATATTGGTAATCTTCGGCGCATGCGCTGGCCTCTGCTATAGCGCACTTTGGTACTTCCCTGTCCTCATGCTTTCTGGCGGTCTTGCCACTGCGCTATGGGATGGATGGCTGTATCAGCAGATTGCGAGGGCAAAAAGGGCGTGGAGGGATAGAAACCGGCAGCCTGAGCCAGAGGGTGATACACCCAGTCTGAGGGACACGGAACCTGCATCTGCGAGGGACTCAGGACAGGAGACGGGGACAGAGATGTTACGAATGAGGAAATCTGGTACAGGGCCTTTGTCGCAGAGCCCAGCTAGTACCCCAGATACAGTAGAAAGGGAAGTGCCCCCATCACAGGACCACATAATCCGCACTCGTGTTGGGGCTGTAattcttgtcttcttctttggttTGTCCCACCTGGAAGTTCAAAATAAGATAATGGATAAGCTGATCTGGGaaccgcagcctccttcATCGCCATTCTCGTTTCAAGAGCCAAGCTCTCTTACCCCCCGTTAGCTCTCGACCTTTTCGCAAATATGTACCTAGCCGGCACAGTGatcttcggcggcggcccTGTCGTCATCCCCATGCTCCGGTCCTACGTTGTAGATCCCGGCTGGGTTTCAAGTCGCGACTTCCTAATCGGCCTAGCTATAATCCAAGCCTTCCCCGGCCCAAATTTCAACTTTGCCGTCTTTCTTGGAGCACTCGCCCTCCGGACAACACCATACCCGACTATCTTCGGAGCATTTCTCGGTGGCCTCGGGATTTTCTTCCCCGGAATCACGCTTGCTGTCGCGATTCAGTCCTTCTGGCGTGTCTTGCGGAAGCAGACGTATGTTCTCAATTTCCTGCGCGGCGTGAATGCAGCTGCTGTAGGATTGGTCTTTACGGCAGTATACCGGCTTTGGGAAATTGGGTATTTGGCTCCGTCGGAACAAGACGGGCAGAGTCTGGCTAAAGAGCCCTGGTGGGTTGTTATTACTGCTGTTACTTATGCCGAGAGTGCCTGGTTTAAGGTCCCCCCTGCAGTGGCGATTTTGATAGGTGCCGTGCTTGGATTGTGTTGGTATGGTGTTGTTAAACCTGCTTGGTGATGGAGTGTAGAGGAACAAACTTTGTAGCTGAAGACAGATATATATGTCCTTAAAGGCAAACTCGGAGAAAATAATTTATGTCTCAACAATCTCTAACATTTAGTGGGCTATCTATGagaacaaaaaagaaagaaagacggTCTATATACTATCATCTTGAAAATAGTATTCATACAAAAGAAATTATTtatccaaagccaaaacaTCCCCAGGGGCTCTAACCAACTCCTCAACGGTCCTAGCCAGCTGATCCAAgatctcatccacaaacTCCACATCCCTCTCGCTTCCAACAACACCGAAGTGCAACTCACCCTTGCGCACAAACGAGACAACCTTAACCGGGTGCGCGGCGTCGCCGTGCGGGTTGGAAATATCCACCTTACATTCCCCACCAGCGAACGGCATGGCATCAAAGTCTTCGTGGTCCTGGTGGTGGACCATGGAGTCGAAGAAAGTtgcagaagacgaagacgacagCCACTCTGTGCAGTTCTTGGCAATACGCTCGAAGCCCAGGAAGTCATGCGCGGCTGACTCGGCGCTCTGGGACTGCACAAAACGGAGGAGAGAGACTGGGGTCCAGGATTCCTGAGACTGGAAGGGGACGCGGATGGGAGTGAATTGGTAGGTAGGCCCGATAACGTTCTCGGTGTTGTCGATATGTTCGAGGATGCGGCCCGAGGTGACACTGCCGAAGGTGACGTCCCTTGTGCGCAGGCGGCGGGAGAGGAGCACAGCCCAGGCTGCGGTGAGGAGGCTGGCTGTGGTGAATTCTTTGaagggctgggttggggtGTTGACGGCTTTGTGGTGGAAGACGCCCTTGTCTGTTGGGTTGTGGGGGGTTGTTTTACTAGGGAGCACGGAGAGCGAGGAGTCGCTGAGCAGGTTGCGCCAGTAGGTGATTGCTTTGGCTTGGGCAGGCCCGTCATGGATTTGGGATATATATGAGGGGAAGGGCTCGAATTCGGCCATGGTTTGACCGGTGTAGAGGGTTTCGAGATCGCGGAGGAGACGCGGTAGGGATATACCGTCATACTGGGCGTGGGATAGGCGAAGCACAAGGGAGTGTTGGCCTGCGGCTCCCTCGATGtggaagaagttgaggaacGGCGACCCGAGCTGAAAAGGTGATTCAATGTCTGCTGTACAAAGCTCGGTAACATATTGTTCCAGGTCCTTGTCCGTTTGCTGCTTGGTTACAGGAGCCTCTAAGACATCCAAAACAACTTGAAGGAAAGCTGACTCGTGCTCGATAAAGACTGTGCGCAGGATATCATGCGTCTTGACCAAGTCCTTACAGGCACGGAGAAGCCTCATTGCATCAATACCTTGGTCAAAGTGCATGAGGGTATACTGGATAGAAGTTCGTGGTTTGCTGATGGTTCCTTTGATGTCGAGAATTTGCGAATCCGTAACGGAGCATACATCGCGAATCGGCCAGTTTGGATCCAATAGTTTGGGGCGGATGTCCTCAGACAAGAAGCGCTCCACGTCCTGGGGGTCACCTAGCGTCGAGAAGGGCTTGTAcgtctgcttcttcttcccctttggCCTTATGCCAACCTTCAGTCTCTTAGCGGCGTCCCCGAGACGCATGTGCTGGAAGACGTCGGCCACAGTCAAATTATGTCCTTGCTCGCGCAGACCCGACACCAGCTTCATTGCTAGAACGGAGTCACCACCAAGGCGGAAGAAGTTATCGTCAACATCGATCTTCTCGATGCCGATTTTCAAGATCGCTGCCCAGGCATCTCGTAGAATGCTTTCGTTGCCTGTCAGATTGGACTGTGCATTGATGTTCTTCCATGCGCCCTCGAGGGATTCACGTATCTGAGCGAGTACCCCCAGGGGGATCTTAGAGGCGAG
This region of Aspergillus puulaauensis MK2 DNA, chromosome 5, nearly complete sequence genomic DNA includes:
- a CDS encoding ABC transporter ATP-binding protein (COG:Q;~EggNog:ENOG410PJUU;~InterPro:IPR017871,IPR027417,IPR003593,IPR039421, IPR011527,IPR003439,IPR036640;~PFAM:PF00005,PF00664;~SMCOG1288:ABC transporter related protein;~TransMembrane:12 (i24-48o83-106i158-177o183-204i260-283o303-331i730-756o776-802i846-870o876-900i960-982o994-1017i);~antiSMASH:Cluster_5.8;~go_component: GO:0016021 - integral component of membrane [Evidence IEA];~go_function: GO:0005524 - ATP binding [Evidence IEA];~go_function: GO:0016887 - ATPase activity [Evidence IEA];~go_function: GO:0042626 - ATPase-coupled transmembrane transporter activity [Evidence IEA];~go_process: GO:0055085 - transmembrane transport [Evidence IEA]), translated to MKIVQNLAGFPRLLLAGNPSKVDLGMLLVAIASAIASGVPFPMIGIVFGQLLDDFNSATCSNESDTSGSDSDSDYQGGIDDKILLIVYLAIAQFVLIYIHLTFWTLNGARLAQRLRENYLQNLLRQEPSYFDDLPPGEVASRLNNDIQTIRSGTSEKVGICLASFSFFATAYIVAFIKDTKLAGMLVSLIPAYFLMSFVGSHYIEKYSGVMSNYAASAASIASEALSNFVVVQAFGANDRLEEKFSKALKSSEHEGLKKATAVGIQSGVLYFIAYGANGLAFWEGSRQIARSISGDGSSGITVGATFTVIFILVEATLLLSQVAPFLHLFVQAVASFEKLRGDIDREPLIDGTAPSGVRLPQAEGGFEFNQVSFTYPSRPEITVLDKVTLSIPANKHTAIVGLSGSGKSTIAGLVTRLYDPTEGHILFDGHDLRNVNTRDLRSFLSLVQQEPSLLDRSLLENIAHGLVNSSNANYAPLKTALHSPELADIAREAREGNDLMGAAEQKGPEFVEIVKLVQKAAELADAAGFITALKHGYGTIVGSSGRLISGGQKQRIALARALVKDPAVLILDEATASLDSRSEQRIQRAISNIASGRTMVTIAHRLSTITNADNIIVMHKGHIVEEGDHSTLMAKNGAYADLVKLQTLGSTLDKNESTVSVDSISKTTQVSSTDDDLEKDSLADIDEKKPTTSGTPVTDSVEESEDPETPTKSLWALIRGYAPAVRPHLLIIAFALLGSTIVGGAFSGEAVIFGKTVGSLNPCNSPEDIRNKGEFFGLMFFVLAIIEFFGNIASWTGFGWVSEKVVYTVRVLSFRSLMEQDLQWHQSKGRTPPLLLSYITRDGNALAGLSGSVIGTLFSITVNLIAAIIMTHIVAWRIALVCLALVPLLLGAGIMELLVLGKFEERHENAYTKSVDIGVEAITSIKTIASLSLEDETLGTYRRSLKGPRKETLSVTLQASFWQAMTYFLGNLVNALAYWWGSKQILAGNYDQTQFLIVVFSLLVSALLWSQMFALAPELSNARAAMARLLGLIEVGSDKMQGHVHSRSLTAPPPSEDAEAAIEAKTSHNTSDNKASSVQLRDIHFSYPARPDIKVLNGLTIDIKPGKFCALVGPSGAGKSTIISLVERLYTPESGSILIDGNDITKHRDVTFRSSISLVPQESVLFEGTIKFNIGLGAKPGHEVSMADIEEACKLANIHDTIEALPDGYETLCGPNGSQFSGGQKQRLSIARALVRKPKVLILDESTSALDAESEKLLQEGLERAARGITVIAIAHRLHTIKKADVIFLIEAGRCVEYGTHDELLASSESYRANVMHQTVAT
- a CDS encoding putative chromate ion transporter (COG:P;~EggNog:ENOG410PHR0;~InterPro:IPR003370;~PFAM:PF02417;~TransMembrane:10 (i100-126o146-165i177-195o201-218i300-317o337-357i369-393o399-423i435-459o496-516i);~antiSMASH:Cluster_5.8;~go_function: GO:0015109 - chromate transmembrane transporter activity [Evidence IEA];~go_process: GO:0015703 - chromate transport [Evidence IEA]), which produces MLIPTQSRLISSLRALNRKWRSHAEAAGPARREDPVLGRLGETIRHTWHLGVTSFGGPPVHFQIFYTRFVEQEKWVDEQTYQELFAICQGLPGPASTKMLFCLALLHAGFIPALLVFFLWCVPGAVGMYALSLGVQQIDETLPAPVYALLSGLNASTVGIIALAAVQLAEKAILDKLSRILVIFGACAGLCYSALWYFPVLMLSGGLATALWDGWLYQQIARAKRAWRDRNRQPEPEGDTPSLRDTEPASARDSGQETGTEMLRMRKSGTGPLSQSPASTPDTVEREVPPSQDHIIRTRVGAVILVFFFASFIAILVSRAKLSYPPLALDLFANMYLAGTVIFGGGPVVIPMLRSYVVDPGWVSSRDFLIGLAIIQAFPGPNFNFAVFLGALALRTTPYPTIFGAFLGGLGIFFPGITLAVAIQSFWRVLRKQTYVLNFLRGVNAAAVGLVFTAVYRLWEIGYLAPSEQDGQSLAKEPWWVVITAVTYAESAWFKVPPAVAILIGAVLGLCWYGVVKPAW